The Geobacillus stearothermophilus ATCC 12980 genome contains a region encoding:
- a CDS encoding LysM peptidoglycan-binding domain-containing protein, whose protein sequence is MKKFIFLLLLFLSSYIVYRDLVIGTLHPSSETAAAVVQSKQAAIPYRTVTIRPGDTLLSIIEKELNGPLPVPLEQLIRDFERLNPGEHAQTLKIGKTYKVPIYR, encoded by the coding sequence ATGAAAAAATTCATTTTTCTCCTGCTTCTCTTTCTTTCCAGTTATATCGTTTACCGCGACCTTGTCATCGGAACGCTTCACCCTTCATCTGAAACAGCGGCAGCCGTTGTCCAGTCGAAACAGGCGGCCATCCCGTACCGGACGGTGACCATTCGCCCTGGCGATACGTTGTTGTCCATCATCGAGAAAGAACTCAACGGTCCATTGCCCGTTCCGCTCGAGCAGCTGATCCGTGATTTTGAACGGTTAAATCCAGGCGAACATGCGCAAACATTAAAAATCGGGAAAACTTATAAAGTACCGATCTATCGCTAA
- the ispG gene encoding flavodoxin-dependent (E)-4-hydroxy-3-methylbut-2-enyl-diphosphate synthase yields MGEIIHRSKTRPVRVGPLTIGGSNEVIIQSMTTTKTHDVEATVAQIRRLEEAGCQVVRVACPDERAAAAIPEIKKRINIPLVADIHFDYKLALKAIEGGVDKIRINPGNIGRREKVEAVVKAAKERGVPIRIGVNAGSLEKRILEKYGYPTADGMVESALYHIRILEELDFHDIIVSLKASDVRLAIEAYEKAARTFDYPLHVGITEAGTLFSGTIKSAVGLGAILSKGIGNTIRVSLSADPVEEVKVAREILKTFGLASNAATLISCPTCGRIEIDLISIANEIEDYIAKIKAPIKVAVLGCAVNGPGEAREADIGIAGARGEGLLFRHGKIVRKVPEEQMVEELKKEIDKLAEEYFAKQKENKAALKGSAAQ; encoded by the coding sequence GTGGGTGAAATCATCCATCGTTCAAAGACTCGGCCGGTCCGCGTCGGTCCGCTGACGATCGGTGGGAGCAACGAAGTCATCATTCAAAGCATGACGACGACGAAAACGCACGATGTCGAGGCGACGGTGGCGCAAATCCGCCGGCTTGAGGAGGCGGGCTGTCAAGTCGTCCGCGTCGCCTGCCCGGATGAACGGGCTGCCGCGGCGATACCGGAAATTAAAAAGCGAATCAACATCCCGCTTGTCGCCGACATCCACTTTGACTACAAACTGGCGCTGAAAGCGATCGAAGGCGGCGTTGATAAAATCCGCATCAATCCAGGCAACATCGGGCGCCGCGAAAAAGTCGAAGCGGTCGTGAAAGCGGCGAAAGAGCGCGGCGTGCCGATCCGCATCGGCGTCAACGCCGGATCGCTGGAAAAACGCATTTTAGAAAAATACGGATATCCAACAGCCGACGGCATGGTCGAGAGCGCCTTATACCATATCCGCATCTTGGAAGAACTCGATTTTCACGACATTATCGTTTCGTTGAAAGCGTCCGATGTGCGCCTCGCCATTGAAGCGTACGAAAAAGCGGCGCGCACGTTCGACTATCCGCTCCATGTTGGCATCACCGAGGCGGGAACGCTTTTTTCCGGCACGATCAAAAGCGCGGTTGGACTCGGCGCCATTTTAAGCAAAGGCATCGGCAATACGATCCGCGTTTCGTTAAGCGCCGACCCGGTTGAAGAAGTAAAAGTGGCGCGCGAAATTTTAAAAACGTTCGGGCTCGCCTCCAATGCGGCGACGCTCATTTCCTGCCCGACGTGCGGGCGGATTGAGATCGATTTGATCAGCATCGCCAATGAAATCGAGGACTATATCGCCAAAATTAAGGCGCCGATCAAAGTCGCCGTGCTCGGTTGCGCGGTCAACGGCCCGGGCGAAGCGCGCGAGGCGGATATCGGCATCGCCGGCGCCCGCGGCGAAGGCTTGTTGTTCCGCCACGGCAAAATTGTCCGCAAAGTACCGGAAGAACAAATGGTGGAAGAACTGAAAAAAGAAATCGACAAGCTGGCGGAAGAATATTTTGCAAAGCAAAAGGAAAACAAAGCCGCTCTGAAAGGCAGCGCCGCCCAATGA
- a CDS encoding nucleotidase has product MKHRLGIDIDGTVTCPSTFIPYLNEAFGKELALHDITQYNLAPLYGVAEEEMDRWLAENEAGIYERAPLARYALEVIDSWKDKYELYYISARGRHLYELTERWFQRHGIHYHHIELIGSHDKIAAVRQYRLAAFFEDKYDNACEIAEACGIPVILFDTPYNQGPLPDNVIRVRHWLEAKREVELRLAP; this is encoded by the coding sequence ATGAAACACCGGCTCGGGATCGACATTGACGGCACGGTTACGTGTCCGAGCACATTTATTCCGTATTTAAACGAAGCATTCGGCAAAGAGCTCGCATTACACGACATTACACAATACAATTTGGCGCCGTTATACGGCGTGGCGGAGGAAGAAATGGACCGGTGGCTTGCGGAAAATGAGGCGGGCATTTACGAACGTGCGCCGCTGGCTCGCTACGCGCTTGAGGTGATTGACAGCTGGAAAGACAAATACGAGCTGTATTACATCAGCGCCCGCGGCCGCCATTTGTACGAGCTCACCGAACGCTGGTTTCAACGGCACGGCATCCATTACCACCATATTGAGCTGATCGGATCCCACGATAAAATCGCCGCCGTCCGCCAATACAGGCTGGCCGCCTTTTTTGAAGATAAATACGATAACGCTTGTGAGATCGCAGAAGCATGCGGCATCCCGGTCATTTTGTTTGACACGCCATACAACCAAGGTCCGCTTCCTGACAATGTCATCCGCGTCCGGCATTGGCTCGAGGCCAAGCGTGAAGTCGAGCTGCGCTTGGCGCCATAA
- a CDS encoding Fur family transcriptional regulator, which translates to MNVGEALRLMKEKGFKYTEKRKQMLELFAGRDKYLTAKEVLEALRPAYPGLSVDTVYRNLSLFAALGILEMTELSGEKRFRFACDARRHHHHFICTECGKTKEIDICPMERLATQLDGYEIADHKFEIYGTCPQCQKHLPI; encoded by the coding sequence ATGAACGTTGGCGAAGCGTTGCGGTTAATGAAGGAAAAAGGGTTTAAATATACGGAAAAACGGAAACAAATGCTCGAGCTGTTTGCCGGCCGCGACAAATATTTGACGGCAAAAGAAGTGCTTGAGGCGCTTCGTCCCGCTTATCCGGGCTTAAGCGTTGACACGGTGTACCGCAATTTGTCGCTCTTTGCTGCGCTCGGCATCTTGGAGATGACCGAGTTGTCAGGAGAGAAACGGTTTCGGTTCGCCTGCGACGCCCGCCGCCATCACCATCATTTCATTTGCACCGAGTGCGGGAAAACAAAAGAAATCGATATATGTCCAATGGAAAGGCTGGCCACGCAGCTCGACGGCTACGAAATCGCCGACCATAAATTTGAAATTTACGGAACATGTCCGCAATGCCAAAAACATCTCCCGATATAA
- a CDS encoding metal ABC transporter permease, whose translation MWEALWQYEFLRNAFWAGVLTGFAAPLLGVFIVVRRLSLIADALSHVTLAGIAAGLLLGKSVPAAAGWNPLYIGMGFSVIGSLFIEKLRAVYRHYEELAIPIILSAGIGLSVILISAANGFTTDLFSYLFGSVSAVSRSDVGTALGVAIVAVAVIFAFYKELFLLSFDEEYARVSGVRAKLIHFLFIVLVALVIAASMRIVGVLLVSSLMTLPVAASIRIAKSFKQAIAYSVFFGELSVIVGLLAAYELDWAPGGTIVMMAVAILLLVLGWKKWRRGRSR comes from the coding sequence GTGTGGGAAGCCTTATGGCAGTACGAGTTTTTGCGCAACGCCTTCTGGGCCGGGGTATTGACCGGATTTGCCGCGCCGCTGCTTGGCGTGTTTATCGTTGTTCGGCGGCTCTCGCTCATCGCGGATGCGTTGAGCCATGTCACGCTTGCCGGCATTGCCGCCGGGCTGCTGCTCGGGAAGTCCGTGCCGGCGGCAGCCGGATGGAACCCGCTGTACATCGGCATGGGCTTTTCCGTCATCGGCTCGCTGTTTATCGAAAAGCTGCGTGCTGTGTACCGGCATTATGAGGAGCTTGCCATTCCGATCATTTTATCGGCCGGCATCGGCTTAAGTGTGATTTTGATTTCAGCGGCCAACGGATTTACAACTGATTTGTTTTCGTACTTGTTCGGCAGCGTGAGCGCTGTCAGCCGCTCTGATGTCGGAACGGCGCTCGGCGTCGCGATTGTTGCTGTCGCCGTCATTTTCGCTTTTTACAAGGAATTGTTTCTTCTCTCGTTTGATGAGGAATATGCCCGCGTTTCCGGCGTCCGCGCCAAGCTCATTCATTTTTTGTTTATCGTGCTTGTCGCTCTCGTCATCGCGGCGTCGATGCGCATCGTTGGCGTGCTGCTCGTTTCTTCGCTCATGACGCTGCCGGTGGCCGCGAGCATCCGCATCGCCAAAAGCTTTAAACAAGCCATCGCATATTCCGTTTTCTTCGGGGAGCTTTCCGTCATCGTCGGCTTGCTGGCGGCATACGAACTCGATTGGGCGCCGGGCGGAACGATTGTCATGATGGCCGTGGCCATTTTGCTTCTCGTATTAGGATGGAAAAAATGGAGAAGGGGGCGGTCGCGATGA
- a CDS encoding metal ABC transporter ATP-binding protein produces the protein MESGLVLQIEDVSFRYENENVLEHVSLTVPKGAFLGLVGPNGSGKSTLLKCVLGLLKPSHGRILLFGEPVESFRAWHRIGFVSQKANSFNRGFPATVEEVAASGLTAKRGLFRLLTKEDRRAVTAALEAVGLSELAKRNIGELSGGQQQRVFIARALASQPDLLILDEPTVGVDARHVHEFYELLGDLNRRGLTLILVTHDIGTMTERVTHIACLNRRLYFHGKAEEFEQLGDEAISQFYGHPLHVLSHEH, from the coding sequence ATGGAGAGTGGGCTTGTTTTGCAAATTGAGGATGTGTCGTTCCGTTATGAAAACGAGAACGTGCTTGAGCATGTTAGTTTAACGGTGCCGAAAGGAGCATTTTTAGGATTGGTCGGCCCGAACGGCTCGGGAAAATCGACGCTGCTGAAATGCGTGCTCGGTTTGCTCAAGCCGTCGCATGGCCGCATTTTGTTGTTCGGTGAACCGGTTGAATCGTTCCGGGCATGGCATCGAATCGGCTTTGTATCGCAAAAAGCCAACAGTTTTAACCGCGGTTTCCCGGCGACGGTTGAGGAAGTGGCGGCGAGCGGATTGACGGCGAAACGCGGCTTGTTCCGCCTGTTGACGAAAGAAGACCGGCGGGCGGTCACGGCGGCGCTTGAGGCTGTTGGGCTGAGCGAGTTGGCGAAGCGCAATATCGGCGAGCTGTCCGGCGGCCAGCAGCAGCGGGTGTTTATCGCCCGGGCGTTGGCGAGCCAACCGGATTTGCTCATTTTAGACGAGCCGACGGTCGGCGTGGATGCCCGCCATGTGCACGAGTTTTATGAGCTGCTTGGCGATTTGAACCGCCGCGGTTTGACGCTTATCTTAGTGACGCACGACATCGGGACGATGACGGAGCGGGTCACCCATATCGCCTGTTTGAACAGACGCCTCTATTTCCATGGAAAAGCGGAGGAGTTTGAACAGCTTGGCGACGAAGCCATTTCGCAGTTTTACGGGCATCCGCTTCACGTTCTCTCCCACGAGCACTAG
- a CDS encoding YitT family protein, with protein sequence MAAKQHKKEPLNHVLYRAVMIAIGAALAAFAIERLLVPNKMIDGGIIGVSLILDYLIPDEWRLLNFATLVILLNAPFMYFGYKHIGKTFMLSTILGVVILGAAERAFHHFSPLTAEPILATVFGGLALGLGVGLVIRHGGSLDGTEILGILLTKKIPFSVGEFVMFVNVFIFGWAAFVLGVEAAMYSVMTYYIASKTIDAVIEGIDETRAAFIVTDYYAEISDAILHRLGRGTTKLIGKGGYTDEEKEIIYAVVTRLEVTKLKSIVNEIDPDAFITIMPTHEVRGARFKSAIH encoded by the coding sequence TTGGCGGCAAAACAGCATAAAAAGGAACCGTTGAACCATGTGTTGTACCGAGCGGTCATGATCGCCATCGGCGCGGCATTGGCTGCCTTCGCGATCGAGCGGCTGCTTGTTCCGAATAAAATGATCGATGGCGGCATTATCGGTGTTTCGCTCATCCTCGATTACTTGATCCCAGATGAATGGCGGCTGCTCAATTTTGCCACGCTTGTCATCCTCTTAAACGCCCCGTTTATGTATTTCGGCTACAAGCACATCGGCAAAACGTTTATGTTGTCGACGATTTTAGGCGTCGTCATTCTCGGAGCCGCTGAACGGGCATTTCATCATTTTTCCCCGCTGACGGCCGAGCCGATTTTGGCAACGGTGTTTGGCGGTTTGGCGCTTGGGCTTGGCGTCGGGTTGGTCATTCGCCATGGTGGGTCGCTCGATGGGACAGAAATTTTAGGAATTTTGTTGACGAAAAAAATCCCGTTTTCCGTCGGGGAGTTCGTCATGTTTGTCAACGTCTTTATTTTCGGCTGGGCGGCGTTTGTGCTCGGGGTCGAGGCGGCGATGTATTCGGTCATGACGTACTATATTGCTTCCAAGACGATCGACGCAGTCATCGAAGGGATTGATGAGACGCGGGCCGCTTTTATTGTCACTGATTATTATGCGGAGATTTCGGACGCCATTTTGCACCGCCTCGGCCGCGGAACGACGAAATTGATCGGCAAAGGCGGCTACACCGATGAAGAAAAAGAAATTATTTATGCGGTCGTCACGCGCTTGGAAGTGACAAAACTAAAATCGATCGTCAATGAAATCGACCCGGATGCGTTCATCACCATTATGCCGACGCATGAAGTGCGCGGCGCCCGCTTTAAATCAGCAATTCATTGA
- a CDS encoding DUF2624 domain-containing protein — translation MNFYQQLVKQKLKTITPEELAAYSRDYGLPITVSQAKKILHLARTNDLNVFDPQERKKWVRELAKITSPEIAKKANELFLQFVQKK, via the coding sequence ATGAATTTTTATCAACAGCTTGTCAAGCAAAAGTTGAAAACGATCACCCCGGAGGAATTGGCGGCCTACAGCCGGGACTACGGCCTGCCGATTACCGTCAGCCAGGCGAAAAAAATTCTCCATCTGGCCCGGACGAATGATCTCAACGTTTTCGATCCGCAAGAACGGAAAAAATGGGTGCGCGAGCTGGCGAAAATCACCTCGCCGGAGATCGCCAAAAAAGCGAACGAACTGTTTTTGCAATTTGTGCAAAAAAAGTAA
- a CDS encoding deoxyribonuclease IV, which produces MLKIGSHVSMSGKNMLLAASEEAVSYGANTFMIYTGAPQNTRRKAIEELNIEAGRKHMAAHGIEEIVVHAPYIINIGNTVNLDTFALGVDFLRAEIERTEAIGASQLVLHPGAHVGAGAEAGLRQIIRGLNEVLTRGQTVQIALETMAGKGSECGRTFEELAYIIDGVAYNDKLSVCFDTCHTHDAGYDIVNDFDGVLDEFDRIIGLERLKVLHINDSKNPRGSRKDRHENIGFGHIGFAALNYIVHHPQLEDIPKILETPYVGEEKNNKKPPYKHEIAMLRAKTFDDRLLEKIAADEQ; this is translated from the coding sequence ATGCTAAAAATCGGTTCACACGTGTCGATGAGCGGCAAAAACATGCTGCTCGCCGCCAGTGAGGAAGCCGTTTCCTACGGCGCGAATACGTTTATGATTTACACGGGGGCGCCGCAAAACACAAGGCGCAAGGCGATCGAGGAACTCAATATCGAAGCCGGGCGAAAACATATGGCGGCGCACGGCATTGAGGAGATCGTCGTTCACGCCCCGTACATCATCAACATCGGGAACACGGTCAACCTTGATACGTTTGCGCTTGGCGTTGATTTTTTGCGCGCTGAAATCGAGCGGACAGAAGCGATAGGGGCGAGCCAGCTTGTGCTGCACCCGGGTGCTCATGTCGGCGCCGGGGCGGAGGCGGGGCTCCGGCAAATCATCCGCGGGCTGAATGAAGTGTTGACGCGCGGGCAGACCGTGCAAATCGCGCTTGAGACGATGGCCGGCAAAGGATCGGAATGCGGGCGCACGTTCGAAGAGCTGGCGTACATCATTGATGGCGTCGCCTATAACGACAAGTTGTCCGTCTGTTTTGACACGTGCCATACGCATGACGCCGGCTATGACATTGTCAATGATTTTGACGGCGTGCTTGATGAATTTGACCGCATCATCGGTCTTGAGCGGTTGAAAGTACTGCACATTAACGACAGCAAAAACCCGCGCGGCAGCCGAAAAGACCGCCATGAAAACATCGGGTTCGGCCATATCGGATTTGCTGCGCTCAATTATATCGTCCATCATCCACAACTGGAGGATATTCCAAAAATTTTAGAAACGCCGTATGTCGGTGAGGAGAAAAACAACAAAAAACCACCGTACAAGCATGAAATTGCGATGCTGCGGGCAAAGACCTTTGATGATCGATTGCTTGAGAAAATTGCAGCTGACGAGCAATAA
- a CDS encoding DEAD/DEAH box helicase, whose protein sequence is MTETQFARFSFQPFVIEAIKALRFYKPTEIQERIIPGALRGESMVGQSQTGTGKTHAYLLPIIEKIDPERAEVQAVITAPTRELATQIYHETLKITKFCPKDRMIIARCFIGGTDKQKALEKLTVQPHIVIGTPGRINDFIREQALDVHTARTLVVDEADLMLDMGFLVDVDQIAARMPKELQMLVFSATIPEKLKPFLKKYMENPTFVQVKPRQAANENIEHVLIPLRGREKARLLHDVLVSYNPYLAIVFVNTRKMADEVADLLAEQGLKVGVLHGDLTPRERKKVMNQIRDLEFQYVVATDLAARGIDIEGVSHVVNYELPDDLQFYIHRAGRTARAGYNGIAATIYEPSDQDAIARLEKMGISFVHRDLVRGEWKELPPWNRRSKRAGEKKDELAPVIAKLKKAKKVKPGYKKKLRAELEKKKKRLGRFKQL, encoded by the coding sequence ATGACGGAGACGCAGTTTGCCCGTTTTTCGTTTCAACCGTTTGTCATCGAAGCCATTAAGGCGCTTCGTTTTTATAAACCGACGGAAATTCAAGAACGCATCATTCCGGGGGCGTTGCGCGGCGAAAGCATGGTCGGCCAGTCGCAAACCGGGACAGGGAAAACGCATGCCTATTTGTTGCCGATCATCGAAAAGATCGATCCGGAGCGTGCGGAAGTGCAGGCTGTCATCACGGCGCCGACGCGCGAGCTGGCGACGCAAATTTATCATGAGACATTGAAGATTACAAAATTTTGCCCGAAAGACCGCATGATCATCGCCCGCTGTTTCATCGGCGGGACAGATAAGCAAAAAGCGCTCGAAAAATTGACGGTGCAGCCGCACATTGTCATCGGCACGCCGGGGCGCATCAACGATTTCATCCGCGAGCAGGCGCTTGATGTGCATACGGCGCGCACTCTTGTTGTTGATGAGGCCGATTTGATGCTGGATATGGGCTTTCTCGTCGATGTGGACCAAATCGCCGCCCGCATGCCGAAAGAGTTGCAAATGCTTGTGTTTTCGGCGACCATTCCGGAAAAGCTGAAGCCGTTTTTGAAAAAATATATGGAAAATCCAACATTCGTCCAGGTCAAGCCGAGACAGGCGGCAAACGAAAACATCGAGCATGTGCTCATTCCGCTGCGTGGGCGCGAGAAGGCTAGGCTGCTTCATGATGTGCTTGTCAGCTACAACCCGTATTTGGCCATCGTGTTCGTCAACACGAGAAAGATGGCGGATGAAGTCGCCGACCTTCTTGCGGAACAAGGGCTGAAAGTCGGTGTGCTGCACGGCGATTTGACGCCGCGCGAACGAAAAAAAGTGATGAACCAAATCCGCGATCTCGAGTTTCAATACGTGGTCGCCACCGATTTGGCGGCGCGCGGCATCGACATCGAAGGAGTCAGCCATGTTGTCAACTACGAACTGCCGGATGATTTGCAGTTTTACATCCACCGCGCTGGAAGGACGGCGCGCGCCGGCTACAACGGCATTGCGGCGACGATTTACGAGCCGTCCGACCAGGATGCGATCGCCCGCCTGGAGAAAATGGGCATTTCGTTCGTCCACCGTGATCTTGTGCGCGGCGAATGGAAAGAGCTCCCGCCATGGAACCGGCGGAGCAAGCGGGCCGGCGAAAAGAAAGACGAACTCGCACCGGTGATCGCCAAGCTGAAAAAGGCGAAGAAAGTGAAGCCGGGCTATAAGAAAAAGCTGCGCGCCGAGCTCGAAAAGAAGAAAAAGCGGCTTGGCCGTTTCAAACAATTGTAG
- a CDS encoding YqfQ family protein — translation MSAMRYSRPPMMPSPFIGAPSAPFARMPAPFPRPGGAGGLLARLFSRGQPPTVVPSPSGMPLLQNTAANAATTANTGSGFIGMLNNVQKMLGIAQNVVPMVQQYGPLVRNLPGMIRIFRELKPADKKEENPTQPERAPAEEEKRKSGGLAAKKRPVPRPKREELAEKRTPAASKPSTPKLYI, via the coding sequence ATGAGTGCCATGAGATACAGCCGGCCCCCGATGATGCCTTCTCCATTCATCGGTGCCCCGTCCGCCCCGTTCGCCCGCATGCCGGCCCCGTTCCCTCGCCCCGGCGGCGCAGGCGGCCTGCTAGCCCGTTTATTTTCCCGCGGGCAGCCGCCAACGGTGGTCCCATCTCCATCGGGGATGCCGCTATTGCAAAACACAGCCGCCAACGCCGCCACAACAGCCAACACAGGCAGCGGGTTTATCGGCATGTTAAACAACGTGCAAAAAATGCTCGGCATCGCACAAAACGTTGTGCCAATGGTGCAGCAGTACGGGCCGCTCGTCCGCAATCTTCCGGGGATGATCCGCATTTTTCGTGAGCTGAAACCAGCTGATAAAAAAGAGGAGAACCCCACCCAACCGGAGCGCGCACCGGCTGAAGAGGAGAAACGAAAATCAGGAGGGCTGGCGGCCAAGAAACGCCCCGTTCCGCGGCCAAAGCGCGAAGAGCTAGCAGAAAAGCGCACGCCAGCCGCATCCAAACCATCAACCCCCAAGCTGTATATATAG
- a CDS encoding 4-hydroxy-3-methylbut-2-enyl diphosphate reductase, producing MEVIKITPRGYCYGVVDAMVIARNAALDPSLPRPIYILGMIVHNKHVTDAFAEEGIITLDGENRLEILEKIDRGTVIFTAHGVSPEVKKRALEKGLVTIDATCPDVTKTHRLIEQKLADGYDIIYIGKKGHPEPEGAVGINPERIHLVETVDDVERLALENKRLMVTNQTTMSQWDVADIMAKVKEKYPHVEMHKEICLATQLRQEAVAEQAKDADVTIVVGDPRSNNSNRLAQVSEEIAGTKAYRVADVTEIDINWIKNAKKVAVTAGASTPTPITKEVIDFLEQFDPNDPATWQRERKVPLHKILPKVKAKKDE from the coding sequence ATGGAAGTCATTAAAATCACCCCGCGCGGATATTGCTACGGGGTTGTCGATGCGATGGTGATCGCCCGCAATGCGGCTTTGGATCCGTCATTGCCACGGCCCATTTATATTCTTGGAATGATCGTCCATAACAAACACGTCACCGATGCGTTTGCCGAAGAAGGCATTATTACACTCGATGGAGAAAACCGGCTTGAGATTTTGGAAAAAATCGACCGCGGCACGGTCATTTTCACCGCTCACGGCGTATCGCCGGAAGTGAAAAAGCGGGCGCTCGAAAAAGGGTTGGTCACGATCGATGCAACGTGCCCGGATGTGACGAAAACACACCGCTTGATCGAACAAAAGCTCGCGGATGGCTATGACATCATTTACATCGGCAAAAAAGGGCACCCGGAGCCGGAAGGAGCGGTCGGCATCAATCCGGAGCGCATTCACCTTGTGGAAACGGTCGACGATGTCGAACGGCTCGCGTTGGAAAACAAGCGCCTTATGGTGACGAACCAAACGACAATGAGCCAGTGGGACGTCGCCGATATTATGGCGAAAGTGAAGGAAAAGTACCCGCACGTGGAAATGCATAAAGAAATTTGCCTCGCGACCCAGCTCCGGCAAGAAGCGGTCGCCGAACAGGCAAAGGACGCCGACGTGACGATCGTTGTCGGCGACCCGCGCAGCAACAACTCCAATCGCCTCGCCCAAGTGTCGGAAGAAATTGCCGGCACGAAAGCGTACCGCGTCGCGGATGTCACGGAAATCGACATCAATTGGATAAAAAATGCCAAAAAAGTCGCCGTCACCGCCGGCGCTTCGACCCCAACGCCGATCACCAAGGAAGTGATCGACTTCCTCGAGCAATTTGACCCGAACGACCCGGCGACATGGCAGCGGGAGCGGAAAGTGCCGCTGCACAAAATTTTGCCAAAAGTAAAAGCAAAGAAAGACGAGTAA
- a CDS encoding Nif3-like dinuclear metal center hexameric protein, which produces MSRVPYGHEVIQLVERLAPKQLAMEGDRIGLQIGTLNKPVRKVMIALDVLEDVVVEAINQRVDLIIAHHPPLYRPLKQLLTDDGHGRTIAACIKHDIAVYAAHTNLDVAFGGVNDWLAEALGLSETAVLVPTYTEPLKKLVVYVPVSHAEAVRAALGDAGAGHIGRYSHCTFNSHGIGTFLPEEGAQPFIGEQGKLEEVEEVRIETIVPASLERNVIQAMLAAHPYEEVAYDLYPLDNEGRRFGLGRIGRLPQPVTLRAFAEQVKTAFSVPAVRVVGRLDDLVQTVAVLGGDGNKFVAAAASAGADVYVTGDVYYHTAHDAQALGLRLVDPGHNVEKVMKQGLARYLMAELRKRQWETDVIASSVHTDPFQFI; this is translated from the coding sequence ATGAGCCGGGTTCCGTACGGTCATGAAGTTATTCAGCTTGTGGAACGGCTTGCCCCGAAACAGCTCGCCATGGAAGGGGACCGGATCGGCCTGCAAATCGGGACGTTGAACAAGCCGGTCCGGAAAGTGATGATCGCCCTCGACGTGCTGGAAGACGTCGTCGTCGAAGCCATCAATCAACGAGTCGATTTGATTATCGCCCATCATCCGCCGCTCTACCGCCCGCTTAAGCAGCTGTTGACGGACGACGGGCACGGGCGGACGATCGCGGCGTGCATCAAGCACGACATCGCTGTGTATGCCGCCCACACGAATTTAGACGTCGCATTTGGCGGGGTCAATGATTGGCTCGCCGAGGCGCTTGGTTTAAGCGAGACGGCGGTGCTCGTGCCAACATATACAGAACCGTTGAAAAAGCTCGTTGTCTACGTGCCGGTGAGTCATGCCGAGGCGGTGCGGGCGGCGTTAGGCGATGCCGGCGCCGGCCATATCGGACGCTACAGCCATTGCACGTTCAACAGCCACGGCATCGGAACGTTTTTGCCGGAAGAAGGAGCGCAGCCGTTTATCGGGGAACAAGGGAAGCTCGAAGAAGTGGAGGAAGTGCGCATTGAGACGATCGTTCCTGCTTCCTTGGAACGGAATGTCATTCAAGCGATGCTGGCTGCCCATCCGTATGAAGAAGTAGCCTATGATCTTTATCCGCTTGACAACGAGGGGCGCCGCTTTGGGCTTGGCCGCATCGGGAGGCTGCCGCAGCCGGTGACGCTGCGCGCCTTCGCCGAACAAGTGAAAACCGCATTTTCCGTCCCGGCCGTGCGCGTCGTCGGCCGGCTCGATGACCTTGTGCAAACCGTCGCCGTACTGGGCGGGGACGGGAACAAGTTTGTCGCTGCTGCCGCCTCGGCTGGAGCGGACGTGTACGTGACCGGCGATGTGTACTACCATACGGCCCATGACGCCCAGGCGCTCGGCTTGCGCCTTGTCGACCCGGGCCATAATGTTGAAAAAGTGATGAAGCAAGGATTAGCCCGCTATTTAATGGCAGAGCTCCGGAAGCGGCAGTGGGAAACGGACGTGATCGCCTCCAGCGTTCATACGGATCCGTTTCAGTTCATCTAA